From a single Xyrauchen texanus isolate HMW12.3.18 chromosome 26, RBS_HiC_50CHRs, whole genome shotgun sequence genomic region:
- the dennd3a gene encoding DENN domain-containing protein 3, which yields TLLIVLVFCSDVRDFLNYEHRVFNSEEFLRSRETNDHAFYKKVLDTHIFHTFLRDRLNRKKDAFTQMELNTCSETRRLRAMKESSRRPTIDEMSHKYSRAETGLNKRLGMSMPNLADGRLLTVPVRHTSMKTMLSQCGFWSPSRLIKTFKLPDFPPPLAYHYVQNYYTELINQLSKAISVVNPDDSALLARYYYLRGLVNSVAGRHVDALGDFQSLYKTDMDIFPAKLVNTLVESLPAEERKLAERRTELKRLMSHVKRDNERERALPLDGGTVKRFELPKKHLHMDDFVRRVQESGIVKDLGTIQRLFEALTVGTEDLSQSVFYLEVDGQQKQVDPDTFRFFYHFWKETEAAAQDVDLPAIVLEHMETNECVYKLSSSVKTSHGVGKIAMTQRRLFLLTEGRLGYIEITKFRDIEEVKISSAPFLLLRIPSLKIKTSFRKESFEVNLKSECDLWHLMIKEMWAGRKMADDHKDPQFMEQALTNALLMDAVVGCLQTQKAVYAATKLAYFDKMKSEVPMMVPKTTSETLKHKINPSLDLTSPQAVDVLLYTPGHLGVSDLSSGGNPKLWCAISDGKVLVFDATSWSMQQNSVQVGTSRLNCMLAVNQQQLWIGSQDSFIYIINQHSMSCNKQLTEHRFEVTGLALEERTEKYSQMVAYSCSVEGTVIVWDVSSLQVKRQFRISCDRLQSIEIHNGMLWCGARDCLIEVRRNGTVHRKVSLPDHLLSSPGGFSSFLLFNESEQLWAGFADAGELCMWHCRDLTRPIIRIQLKDCTGVVCMIKVKKQIWVGCRGHSSAGKARGKIYVLNMDRCTVEKELVAHTDSVQTLCSAEDRYVLSGAAQDDGKIGIWKVE from the exons ACGCTCTTAATTGTTCTTGTATTCTGCAGTGACGTGCGTGACTTCCTGAATTATGAACATCGTGTCTTTAACAGTGAGGAATTCCTCCGATCGAGAGAGACGAACGATCACGCCTTTTACAAGAAG gtTTTGGACACTCATATATTCCACACGTTTCTACGGGATCGTCTGAATAGAAAGAAAGACGCCTTCACTCAAATGGAGCTGAACACCTGCTCAGAGACTCGCAG GTTGCGGGCCATGAAGGAGTCTTCACGCAGGCCCACCATTGACGAGATGAGCCACAAGTACTCCCGAGCAGAGACCGGTCTGAATAAGAGACTGGGGATGAGCATGCCTAACCTGGCTGACGGCAGATTACTAACCGTACCTGTCCGACACACGTCGATGAAGACGATGCTTTCACAGTGCG GTTtctggagtccctcaaggctaATCAAAACCTTTAAACTCCCAGACTTCCCTCCTCCACTGGCCTACCACTACGTTCAGAATTACTACACTGAGCTCATTAACCAGCTGAGCAAAGCCATCTCTGTGGTAAACCCAGACGACTCTGCCCTCCTGGCGCGTTACTATTACCTACGAGGACTGGTGAACTCCGTTGCCGGGAGACACGTGGATGCCCTCGGAGACTTCCAGAGCTTGTATAAGACAGACATGGACATATTTCCCGCCAAGCTGGTCAATACTCTAGTTGAGTCTCTGCCAGCGGAGGAAAGAAAGTTGGCTGAGCGAAGGACCGAATTAAAACGCTTGATGAGCCACGTGAAAAGAGACAATGAACGGGAACGGGCGCTACCGTTGGATGGCGGTACAGTGAAGAGATTCGAGCTGCCCAAGAAACACTTGCACATGGATGACTTTGTGCGGCGGGTTCAGGAGTCGGGCATCGTCAAGGACCTGGGCACCATCCAGAGACTGTTTGAAGCACTTACAGTGG GTACGGAGGACTTGTCCCAATCTGTTTTTtaccttgaggtggatg GTCAACAGAAGCAGGTAGATCCAGACACTTTCCGATTCTTCTACCACTTCTGGAAGGAGACGGAAGCTGCGGCTCAGGACGTGGACTTACCAGCCATCGTGCTGGAACACATGGAGACCAACGAGTGTGTCTACAAACTCTCATCATCGGTGAAGACCAGCCACGGCGTGGGAAAGATCGCCATGACCCAGCGCAGACTCTTCCTGCTGACAGAGGGGCGGCTGGGATACATTGAGATCACAAAGTTCAGAGATATTGAG GAAGTGAAGATTTCTTCTGCTCCTTTCCTCCTCCTGAGGATCCCATCGCTGAAGATCAAGACGTCCTTCAGGAAAGAGTCGTTTGAGGTCAATCTGAAGTCTGAGTGTGACCTCTGGCATCTGATGATCAAAGAGATGTGGGCGGGGAGGAAGATGGCCGACGATCATAAG GACCCTCAGTTCATGGAGCAGGCCTTGACCAACGCCCTGCTGATGGACGCTGTGGTCGGCTGTTTGCAGACTCAGAAAGCCGTTTACGCTGCTACAAAACTCGCCTACTTTGACAAGATGAAATCTGAGG TACCCATGATGGTTCCTAAAACTACATCTGAGACCCTGAAGCACAAGATCAACCCCTCTCTGGATCTGACATCACCTCAAGCTGTGGACGTTCTGCTCTACACGCCTG GTCATCTGGGTGTGTCGGACTTGAGCAGCGGTGGAAACCCAAAGCTCTGGTGTGCTATAAGTGATGGGAAGGTTCTGGTGTTTGACGCAACCAGCTGGTCCATGCAGCAGAACTCGGTGCAAGTGGGAACCTCTCGCCTG AACTGCATGTTGGCAGTGAATCAGCAGCAGCTGTGGATCGGATCTCAGGATTCATTTATTTACATCATAAATCAGCACAGCATGTCCTGCAACAAACAACTGACGGAGCATCGCTTTGAGGTCACGGGACTCGCGCTGGAGGAGAGAACCGAAAAATACAG TCAGATGGTGGCGTACTCGTGCAGTGTGGAGGGTACGGTGATCGTGTGGGACGTGTCCTCGCTGCAGGTCAAACGGCAATTCCGAATATCATGTGACCGGCTGCAGTCCATTGAGATTCATAACGGCATGCTGTGGTGCG GTGCCCGCGATTGTCTGATTGAAGTGCGCAGAAACGGTACGGTACATCGGAAGGTGTCGCTTCCAGATCACCTGCTGAGTTCGCCGGGGGGGTTTAGCAGTTTCCTGCTTTTTAATGAG TCGGAGCAGCTGTGGGCCGGTTTCGCAGACGCAGGCGAGCTGTGTATGTGGCACTGCAGGGATCTGACCAGACCCATAATCCGAATCCAGTTGAAAGACTGCACCGGGGTCGTCTGCATGATCAAAGTCAAGAAGCAG ATCTGGGTCGGTTGCCGCGGACACAGCAGCGCAGGAAAAGCTCGCGGGAAGATCTACGTCCTGAACATGGACCGGTGCACGGTAGAGAAGGAGCTGGTGGCACACACGGACAGCGTTCAGACGCTGTGTTCGGCCGAAGATCGTTACGTGCTCAGCGGAGCCGCGCAGGACGACGGCAAAATCGGCATCTGGAAAGTGGAGTAG